The following proteins come from a genomic window of Aptenodytes patagonicus chromosome 21, bAptPat1.pri.cur, whole genome shotgun sequence:
- the LIN28A gene encoding protein lin-28 homolog A: MGSVSNQQFAGAKPGEEPAGDSPKAENEPQPLHGSGICKWFNVRMGFGFLSMTAKGGATLDSPVDVFVHQSKLHMEGFRSLKEGEAVEFTFKKSSKGLESIRVTGPGGVFCIGSERRPKGKSLQKRRSKGDRCYNCGGLDHHAKECKLPPQPKKCHFCQSISHMVANCPAKAQQSPSSQGKPAYFREEEDMHSSALLPETRE, encoded by the exons ATGGGGTCTGTTTCCAACCAGCAGTTTGCAG GTGCGAAGCCGGGCGAGGAGCCGGCCGGAGACTCGCCCAAGGCCGAGAACGAGCCCCAGCCGCTGCACGGCTCCGGCATCTGTAAGTGGTTCAATGTCCGCATGGGCTTCGGCTTCCTCTCCATGACCGCCAAGGGCGGCGCGACGCTGGACTCGCCCGTCGATGTCTTCGTGCACCAG AGCAAGCTCCACATGGAGGGTTTCCGCAGCCTGAAGGAGGGCGAAGCTGTTGAGTTCACCTTCAAGAAGTCGTCCAAAGGTTTGGAGTCCATCCGGGTGACCGGCCCGGGGGGTGTCTTCTGCATCGGCAGCGAGAGGAGACCCAAGGGCAAGAGCCTCCAGAAACGCAGATCGAAAGGAGACCG atGCTACAACTGCGGCGGGCTGGACCACCATGCCAAAGAGTGCAAGCTCCCGCCGCAGCCCAAGAAATGCCACTTCTGCCAGAGCATCAGCCACATGGTCGCCAACTGCCCCGCGAAAGCACAGCAGTcccccagctcccagggaaaACCTGCCTACTTCCGAGAGGAGGAGGACATGCACAGCTCGGCCCTCCTCCCCGAAACCCGGGAATGA